Proteins encoded within one genomic window of Pedobacter africanus:
- a CDS encoding GNAT family N-acetyltransferase, whose protein sequence is MMHKVRIQQISFDLTWRIRHEVMYPNLPFDSIKLDNDKEGTHFGLYIDNKLTAVVSLFHKNDSYQFRKFATIVAAQGKGFGTQLLEHIISYVKNAGGKKLWCNARVSATGFYSKFGFATTRQTSVSNGIDFVIMELQLNN, encoded by the coding sequence ATGATGCACAAAGTCCGGATTCAGCAGATCAGCTTTGATTTAACCTGGCGCATCAGACATGAAGTGATGTACCCTAACCTTCCTTTTGACAGTATTAAACTGGACAACGACAAAGAAGGTACCCATTTTGGCTTGTATATTGACAACAAACTAACTGCTGTAGTTTCACTGTTCCATAAAAACGACAGTTATCAGTTCAGAAAATTTGCGACAATTGTTGCTGCGCAAGGCAAAGGCTTCGGGACTCAGTTGCTTGAGCACATCATATCTTATGTGAAAAATGCGGGTGGTAAAAAATTGTGGTGCAATGCCCGTGTTTCGGCAACGGGCTTTTACAGCAAATTTGGTTTTGCAACAACCCGGCAAACCAGTGTAAGTAACGGAATTGACTTTGTCATTATGGAGTTACAACTGAACAATTAG
- a CDS encoding porin family protein, which produces MKLIPLGLLLLCAVFTFAQSNNAPSTYDTHEIAITGYLQTQYQRAQSAGILSFSGGDFAKNSKDRFMIRRGRLKIDRADKYSSIVFQIDATQNGVQLMDAFIQLHRPTSKALLFTAGLFNRPFGHSIVYSSGYRDFPERARVFQTLMPRERDLGAMLTFRPDGKFHFLTAEVAVINGSGHSARDYDSKKDIVGNLGFKFDSLANKKLHIGFGGSIYQGSVRSDTESYFSSNSSGFVKNTSPDYVDWNAKRNYYGGNLQLQYDNTFGTTLFKAEYIAGTQPGVASSSSITGPVASQSFAAQPATDLYLRPFSGYYLWLTQQIAKSRFTALLAYDSYDPNSDLKETQIGAPGSNTTAGDIKFNTLGYGMACLINSRMKLTVYNEHVVNDPTQLAGYLEDLKDDVFTVRLQYRW; this is translated from the coding sequence ATGAAATTAATACCCTTAGGTCTGCTTCTTCTATGCGCTGTTTTTACTTTTGCACAAAGCAATAATGCACCCTCAACCTATGATACGCACGAGATTGCCATAACAGGATACCTGCAGACACAGTATCAAAGAGCACAATCGGCCGGTATACTGTCCTTTTCCGGCGGAGATTTTGCAAAAAACTCTAAAGATCGCTTTATGATCCGCAGGGGAAGGTTAAAAATAGACCGGGCCGATAAGTATTCAAGTATCGTTTTTCAGATTGATGCCACACAAAACGGCGTACAACTCATGGATGCCTTCATACAATTGCACAGACCCACTTCAAAGGCGCTGTTATTTACAGCAGGATTGTTTAACCGCCCTTTCGGACATTCAATTGTTTATTCTTCAGGCTACAGGGACTTTCCCGAAAGGGCAAGGGTATTTCAAACTTTAATGCCCCGTGAAAGGGACCTGGGTGCAATGCTTACTTTCAGGCCCGACGGCAAATTTCATTTCCTTACCGCCGAAGTTGCCGTAATAAATGGCAGCGGCCATTCGGCCAGGGATTATGATTCCAAAAAAGACATTGTCGGCAACCTGGGTTTTAAATTTGACAGTCTGGCTAATAAAAAACTACATATCGGATTTGGCGGATCCATTTACCAGGGCTCTGTACGCTCTGATACAGAAAGTTATTTTAGCAGTAACAGCAGTGGTTTCGTTAAAAACACGAGCCCTGATTATGTAGACTGGAATGCCAAACGCAATTATTACGGAGGAAACCTGCAGCTACAGTACGACAATACTTTTGGAACCACCCTTTTTAAAGCTGAATACATCGCCGGTACACAACCAGGTGTAGCCAGTTCGTCCAGTATAACTGGGCCTGTTGCCAGCCAGAGCTTTGCAGCCCAGCCTGCTACCGACCTTTATTTACGCCCCTTTTCGGGTTATTATTTATGGCTAACCCAACAGATCGCAAAAAGCAGGTTTACTGCACTCTTGGCCTATGACTCTTATGACCCGAACAGTGACCTCAAAGAGACACAGATTGGCGCACCGGGAAGCAATACCACTGCAGGCGATATCAAGTTCAACACCTTAGGCTATGGCATGGCCTGCCTCATCAATTCAAGGATGAAATTAACGGTTTACAATGAGCATGTAGTAAACGATCCAACCCAGCTGGCAGGCTATCTCGAAGATCTGAAAGATGATGTATTTACTGTCAGGTTGCAATACCGCTGGTAA
- a CDS encoding helicase HerA-like domain-containing protein, with amino-acid sequence MSNQSAKFIEKIKASYKPSGSYIYLGAGILDGEVWSDAEINLSLHMMNRHGLVAGATGTGKTRTLQLLSEQLSDAGVPVFMLDVKGDLSGLNQPGAVNPKIEDRAKQLNRPFSPAGFPLEVYSLSGKLGAQMRATVLEFGPVLLAKILDLNDTQTGVLAVIFKYADDNKMPIIDLNDLKKLVSYLSSEEGAEEIKESYGKISTATSGTILRKIVAIEQQGLGAMFGERSFDIEDLFEKVDGKGVISLLNISDVQNQPVLYSTFLLSLLAEIFYNMPEAGDLDKPKLVFFFDEAHLLFKNSSKAFLEQIETIIRLIRSKGIGVFFCTQTPTDVPESVLSQLGNRIQHALRVFTPNDADAMKKTVNTYPTSEFYKIDQVLTSLGTGQALITVLNEKGIPTEVAATMLTPPRAIMGPLTTAEYNGLIQSSSMTAKYQEIIDPESAYEILTKRVNDRQAEQQTQEQAREEQAPAKGEKSIIERVMGATITRQIGKEIVRGLFGMLTGKKPRSSGGKGIFGF; translated from the coding sequence ATGAGCAATCAGTCAGCAAAATTTATAGAAAAGATCAAAGCTTCATATAAGCCCAGCGGATCATATATTTACCTCGGGGCCGGTATATTAGATGGTGAAGTATGGTCTGATGCCGAGATAAACCTGTCACTGCACATGATGAATAGACACGGACTGGTAGCTGGTGCAACAGGAACTGGAAAAACGCGTACCCTGCAATTGCTCTCCGAGCAATTGTCAGACGCAGGCGTACCGGTATTTATGCTGGATGTGAAAGGCGATCTGTCCGGGTTAAATCAACCAGGTGCTGTCAACCCCAAAATCGAGGATAGGGCAAAACAACTCAATAGGCCTTTTAGCCCTGCGGGTTTCCCATTGGAAGTTTATTCCTTATCAGGAAAACTAGGCGCCCAGATGAGGGCGACCGTCCTTGAATTCGGGCCTGTTTTACTCGCCAAAATACTGGACCTGAACGATACCCAGACCGGCGTACTTGCCGTTATCTTCAAATATGCCGACGACAATAAAATGCCGATCATCGACCTCAACGACCTTAAAAAACTGGTTTCTTACCTGTCAAGTGAGGAAGGTGCTGAAGAGATCAAGGAATCCTACGGAAAAATATCAACCGCTACCTCGGGTACCATTTTAAGAAAAATAGTAGCCATAGAACAACAGGGCCTTGGTGCTATGTTTGGCGAACGTTCTTTTGACATTGAAGACCTGTTTGAGAAGGTTGATGGCAAAGGAGTAATCAGCCTGCTGAATATTTCAGATGTTCAGAACCAACCGGTATTATATTCAACTTTTTTGTTAAGCCTGCTGGCAGAAATATTCTACAATATGCCAGAGGCTGGGGATCTGGACAAACCCAAGCTGGTCTTCTTTTTTGATGAAGCCCACCTGCTGTTTAAAAACTCGTCTAAAGCATTTTTAGAACAGATCGAAACCATCATCAGGCTGATCCGTTCTAAAGGCATAGGCGTGTTCTTTTGCACCCAAACGCCTACTGATGTGCCAGAAAGCGTATTATCTCAACTGGGTAACCGCATACAGCATGCCTTGCGAGTGTTTACACCCAATGATGCAGACGCCATGAAAAAAACAGTAAATACCTATCCAACTTCAGAATTCTATAAAATTGACCAGGTTTTAACTTCGTTGGGAACAGGACAGGCACTGATCACTGTTCTGAATGAAAAAGGCATTCCTACAGAAGTGGCGGCTACCATGCTTACGCCACCAAGGGCTATAATGGGGCCCCTAACCACTGCCGAATACAATGGACTAATCCAATCCAGCAGCATGACCGCAAAGTACCAGGAAATCATCGATCCGGAAAGTGCTTATGAAATTCTGACCAAAAGGGTAAATGACAGGCAGGCAGAACAGCAAACGCAGGAACAGGCCAGAGAAGAACAGGCGCCTGCAAAAGGAGAAAAGAGCATTATTGAACGGGTAATGGGAGCAACCATTACCCGGCAGATTGGCAAAGAAATTGTAAGGGGATTGTTCGGTATGCTGACTGGGAAAAAACCAAGAAGCAGCGGTGGAAAAGGTATCTTCGGATTTTAA
- a CDS encoding SulP family inorganic anion transporter: MQSGNSVFSRLEVKKYILKKNLKKDLPASIVVFLVALPLCLGIALASGAPLFAGLITGVVGGIVVASLSGSQLSVSGPAAGLTAIVLGAIGQLGGYQIFLLAVVLAGAMQLILGLLKGGTIGNYFPSSVIEGMLAAIGLTLILKQTPHALGVDSDFFGDESFFQKDHENTFSAISGALNHFSVAAIVISALSIGVLLLWPKFKKLSLIPAPLIVVILGIGLTLAFQGTGYALKDEQMVAIPVVNGWSEFMGLFTTPDFSQLTNGKVWVVAATIAVVASLETLLSIEAIDKIDPIKRVSPTNRELMAQGAGNMVSGMLGGLPMTSVIVRSSANVNAGGRTKMSAIFHGTWLLLSLLFIPGLINMIPLACLAAILLVTGYKLTRIALFKHMYHKGWDQFIPFVVTIVAVLLTDLLKGVAIGMLISVFYLLRTNMRNPFFYKIQEEGNKKNIRIKLAEEVSFLNKAAIQVVLNKIPKETNVIIDGTNSRYIDPDVLETIFNYKHNAYTKGIIVTLENVKAQYIVPKLNHKVIEEINN; encoded by the coding sequence ATGCAAAGTGGAAACTCAGTCTTTTCGAGACTGGAAGTGAAGAAGTATATTTTAAAAAAGAATTTAAAGAAGGATTTGCCCGCCAGTATAGTGGTATTCCTGGTTGCGCTGCCCCTCTGTCTGGGTATTGCGCTGGCATCCGGCGCTCCCTTATTTGCCGGTCTGATTACCGGTGTGGTAGGTGGTATTGTGGTAGCTAGTTTAAGCGGTTCACAATTAAGTGTAAGCGGGCCGGCGGCGGGGCTTACTGCAATAGTTTTGGGTGCTATAGGGCAATTGGGTGGATACCAGATTTTTTTATTGGCCGTAGTATTGGCCGGGGCCATGCAGCTGATCCTTGGTTTATTAAAAGGGGGGACCATTGGCAACTACTTTCCTTCAAGTGTAATTGAAGGGATGCTGGCTGCTATTGGTTTGACATTGATACTGAAGCAAACTCCACATGCCCTGGGAGTGGATTCTGATTTTTTTGGCGATGAAAGTTTTTTTCAGAAAGATCATGAAAACACATTCTCGGCTATAAGTGGTGCCCTGAACCATTTCAGTGTGGCTGCTATAGTGATCAGTGCCTTGTCGATTGGTGTATTGTTACTGTGGCCTAAGTTTAAAAAATTAAGTCTCATCCCTGCACCACTTATTGTAGTGATATTGGGTATCGGTTTAACACTGGCTTTTCAGGGTACAGGTTACGCACTTAAAGACGAGCAGATGGTGGCCATTCCGGTAGTCAATGGCTGGTCGGAGTTTATGGGGCTGTTTACCACTCCTGATTTTTCTCAGCTTACCAACGGTAAGGTATGGGTCGTGGCGGCAACCATTGCTGTTGTAGCCAGTTTGGAAACCCTGCTTAGCATTGAGGCTATCGATAAAATAGATCCGATCAAACGGGTATCACCTACCAACAGGGAACTGATGGCCCAGGGTGCGGGAAATATGGTGAGCGGGATGTTAGGTGGTTTGCCTATGACTTCGGTTATTGTCCGCAGTTCGGCCAATGTTAACGCAGGTGGGCGGACCAAGATGTCTGCAATCTTTCACGGAACCTGGTTACTTTTATCGCTACTTTTTATTCCAGGTCTGATAAATATGATACCTTTGGCATGTTTAGCAGCTATATTATTGGTAACAGGTTATAAATTAACTAGAATAGCTTTATTTAAGCACATGTACCATAAAGGGTGGGACCAGTTTATCCCGTTTGTGGTTACCATTGTTGCGGTATTGCTTACCGACCTTTTAAAAGGAGTGGCCATAGGTATGCTGATCTCTGTATTTTACCTGTTGCGTACCAATATGCGTAATCCGTTCTTCTACAAAATCCAGGAAGAAGGCAACAAGAAAAACATACGAATTAAACTGGCAGAGGAAGTATCTTTCCTTAACAAAGCTGCTATACAGGTAGTGCTGAACAAAATTCCGAAAGAAACCAATGTAATTATTGATGGAACAAACTCGAGGTACATAGATCCCGATGTTTTGGAAACTATTTTTAATTACAAACATAATGCCTATACCAAAGGTATTATTGTAACGCTCGAAAATGTTAAGGCGCAGTATATTGTGCCAAAATTAAATCACAAAGTCATAGAAGAAATTAACAATTAA
- a CDS encoding nucleotidyltransferase family protein — protein sequence MKPTLLILAAGMASRYGSMKQIDGFGPNGETIIDYSIFDAIKAGFGKVVFIIKEEFVDNFKAIFEPKLNGKIETDYVFQNFDLKQFGIEEEIYREKPWGTAHAILSARNVIKEPFCVINADDYYGFDAFKKMVDFLNTEATDSNYSIVGYQIGKTLSDFGSVSRGVCKTNAAGYLEEITERTQVYKKGDGIVYEEGGVEYPLEFDTPVSMNFWGFTPAVFKLTEDLFKVFALENKDKPKAEFFIPLIGENLVKTNTANFKVIPTDNQWFGVTYKEDKPFVQASIDQLVKDGTYPENLWK from the coding sequence ATGAAACCTACCTTATTAATACTCGCAGCCGGTATGGCAAGCCGTTACGGCAGCATGAAACAAATTGATGGCTTTGGACCAAATGGCGAAACCATTATAGATTATTCTATCTTCGACGCAATAAAAGCAGGTTTTGGTAAAGTAGTATTCATCATCAAAGAAGAATTTGTTGACAACTTCAAAGCGATCTTTGAACCAAAACTCAATGGAAAAATTGAGACTGACTACGTATTTCAGAACTTCGATCTAAAGCAGTTTGGCATTGAAGAGGAAATTTATCGCGAAAAACCATGGGGAACTGCACATGCCATTCTTTCAGCAAGAAATGTGATCAAAGAACCATTTTGTGTCATCAACGCAGATGATTATTATGGATTTGATGCCTTTAAAAAAATGGTTGATTTCCTAAATACTGAAGCTACAGATAGCAATTATTCTATTGTAGGCTATCAGATTGGAAAAACCTTATCCGATTTTGGCTCGGTTTCACGTGGTGTTTGCAAAACCAATGCAGCAGGCTATCTGGAAGAAATTACAGAACGTACACAGGTTTATAAAAAAGGCGATGGTATCGTATATGAAGAAGGAGGCGTAGAGTATCCATTAGAATTTGATACTCCTGTTTCTATGAATTTCTGGGGTTTCACGCCAGCCGTATTTAAACTGACTGAAGATTTGTTTAAAGTATTTGCGCTTGAAAATAAAGACAAACCAAAAGCAGAGTTCTTTATCCCTTTAATTGGTGAAAACCTTGTAAAAACAAATACGGCCAACTTTAAAGTGATCCCAACCGACAACCAATGGTTTGGTGTAACTTATAAAGAAGACAAACCTTTTGTGCAGGCAAGTATTGACCAGCTGGTAAAAGATGGCACTTACCCTGAGAATCTCTGGAAATAA
- a CDS encoding M42 family metallopeptidase, translated as MAKKKDDKQNHVSVVTKKSLQFFEEYINNPSPTGFEYPGQKLWLDYLKPYIDESFIDNYGTAVGVINPKAEFKVVIEAHADEISWFVNYITADGLIYVIRNGGSDHQIAPSKRVNIHTDKGMVKALFGWPAIHTRNGGEKEEAPALKNIFLDCGCTSKEEVEKLGIHVGCVITYEDEFMVLNNRYYVGRALDNRAGGFMIAEVARLLKENKKKLPFGLYIVNSVQEEIGLRGAEMIADRIKPHVAIVTDVTHDTTTPMINKITQGDLACGKGPVVSYAPAVQTNLNKLLIETAEKNNIPFQRQASSRSTGTDTDAFAYSNGGVPSALISLPLRYMHTTVEMIHKEDVDNVISLIYHSLLNIKKDHDFRYSNS; from the coding sequence ATGGCTAAAAAGAAAGACGACAAACAGAATCATGTTTCTGTGGTTACTAAAAAATCGCTCCAGTTTTTTGAAGAATATATCAATAATCCATCCCCTACCGGATTTGAATACCCAGGCCAGAAATTATGGCTCGACTATTTAAAACCTTATATAGATGAGAGCTTTATAGATAATTATGGTACCGCCGTGGGTGTAATTAACCCTAAAGCAGAATTTAAAGTAGTTATTGAAGCCCACGCTGATGAAATTTCCTGGTTCGTTAATTACATTACCGCCGATGGACTGATCTATGTAATCCGCAACGGTGGCTCCGACCACCAGATTGCCCCTTCTAAACGGGTAAATATACACACAGATAAAGGAATGGTTAAAGCCTTATTTGGCTGGCCTGCCATCCATACCCGCAACGGCGGAGAAAAAGAAGAAGCCCCTGCACTGAAAAATATATTTCTGGATTGCGGCTGTACCAGCAAGGAAGAGGTAGAAAAGCTGGGCATACACGTGGGTTGTGTGATTACCTATGAAGATGAATTTATGGTGCTCAACAACCGTTACTATGTAGGGAGGGCGCTCGACAACAGAGCCGGTGGTTTTATGATCGCCGAAGTAGCCCGTTTGCTTAAAGAAAACAAAAAGAAACTTCCTTTTGGCTTATATATCGTAAATTCCGTACAGGAAGAAATCGGACTTCGCGGTGCAGAAATGATCGCCGACAGGATTAAACCTCATGTAGCTATTGTTACCGATGTAACCCACGATACCACTACCCCAATGATCAATAAGATCACTCAGGGTGATCTTGCCTGCGGTAAAGGACCTGTGGTTTCCTATGCGCCAGCTGTTCAAACCAATCTAAACAAGCTGCTGATCGAAACCGCTGAGAAAAACAACATTCCTTTTCAGCGCCAGGCATCTTCACGTTCAACCGGAACAGATACAGATGCATTCGCTTACTCCAACGGTGGAGTTCCTTCTGCACTGATCTCCCTGCCCCTACGCTATATGCATACCACGGTAGAAATGATACATAAGGAAGATGTAGACAATGTCATCAGCCTGATCTACCACTCCCTGCTAAACATAAAGAAAGATCACGATTTCAGATATTCAAATTCATAA
- a CDS encoding MFS transporter, with protein MQLSRTDVLLMAFCTGLIVANIYYCQPLVILVAREFHLSESYAGRITYLTQAGYALGLFLLVPLGDMFERRKQILMITGLAVGALLLAAFSHTFLLLQIACVLIGASSIIPQLILPMAANLTSDEKRGPTIGIIMSGLLIGILASRAVSGSIGFLWGWRTMYFIAAGICFLLLLLMAKRFPLSKPTFTGSYGTLMSSMWGYIKTQPVLREASIINFLAFAILSAFWTTMVLFLANPPFNFQTLQIGLFGIAGAAGALAAPLVGKLSSGQNPRKNLLTGLLLQLISIAAFYFTGSQLYFFIAGIILIDIGQQAIHVTNQTRIYTLVPEARNRLNTIFMSVSFVGASVGSAFGLWLWENGQWTLFCLGTSLVVILNILIYNFYSHKIKP; from the coding sequence ATGCAGCTTAGTCGTACCGATGTCTTATTGATGGCCTTTTGTACGGGGCTTATTGTGGCGAACATCTATTATTGCCAGCCCCTTGTGATACTTGTAGCGCGCGAGTTCCACCTCAGTGAAAGTTATGCCGGCAGGATCACTTACCTGACGCAAGCAGGTTATGCACTGGGCTTATTTTTACTCGTGCCGTTGGGCGATATGTTTGAACGCCGCAAGCAAATCCTGATGATTACCGGTCTGGCCGTAGGCGCATTGCTGCTTGCAGCCTTTTCGCATACCTTTTTACTGCTGCAAATTGCGTGTGTACTGATTGGCGCAAGTTCCATCATCCCACAACTCATTTTGCCTATGGCTGCTAACCTTACTTCTGATGAGAAAAGAGGCCCTACCATTGGTATTATCATGAGCGGATTACTGATCGGCATCCTCGCTTCACGGGCAGTAAGCGGAAGCATAGGCTTTTTATGGGGCTGGCGGACCATGTATTTTATTGCTGCCGGCATCTGCTTTCTGCTGCTCTTGTTGATGGCCAAACGTTTTCCCCTAAGCAAACCCACATTTACAGGCTCGTATGGCACACTGATGTCATCCATGTGGGGTTACATCAAAACGCAACCGGTACTGCGAGAGGCTTCCATCATTAACTTTCTGGCCTTCGCTATCCTTAGCGCATTCTGGACAACGATGGTATTGTTTCTGGCCAATCCCCCTTTTAATTTTCAAACCCTGCAGATTGGTTTATTCGGAATTGCAGGTGCGGCCGGTGCCCTCGCAGCCCCTTTGGTAGGTAAATTGAGCAGCGGACAAAACCCAAGGAAAAATCTACTGACCGGTCTCCTCCTGCAGCTCATTAGTATTGCGGCTTTCTATTTCACCGGAAGTCAGCTCTACTTTTTTATAGCCGGAATTATCTTAATAGATATCGGCCAGCAAGCCATACACGTTACCAATCAGACCAGGATATACACCTTGGTCCCGGAAGCGAGGAACCGACTGAATACCATTTTTATGTCGGTGAGCTTTGTAGGTGCCTCTGTTGGCTCAGCTTTCGGATTGTGGTTATGGGAAAATGGGCAATGGACTTTGTTCTGCCTGGGGACCAGCCTGGTGGTGATCCTAAACATACTGATCTATAATTTCTACAGCCATAAAATAAAACCTTGA
- a CDS encoding acyl-CoA carboxylase subunit beta, translating to MKHKIELLQDKIKQAKAGGGEARIESQHKKGKLTARERIHFLMDENSFEEIGMMVTHRSTDFGMEREKYLGDGVVTGYGNINGRLVYVFSQDFTVFGGSLSETHAEKICKIMDMAMKNGAPVIGLNDSGGARIQEGVVSLGGYADIFYRNVQASGVVPQLSAIMGPCAGGAVYSPAITDFILMVENTSYMFVTGPNVVKTVTHEEVSSEELGGASTHATKSGVTHFACANELDAINHIKRLLSYMPQNCEEVPDSLPYEMGDENRTALNDIMPQNANQPYDIRSIIEETADNDSFLEVHKDYAENIVVGFARLAGRSIGIVANQPAYLAGVLDNHASTKAARFVRFCDCFNIPLLVFEDVPGFLPGTDQEWNGIISNGAKLLYAFSEATVPRITVITRKAYGGAYDVMNSKHIGADMNYAWPTAEIAVMGAKGAAEIIFKKEITHAEKPEEKWLEKEKLYSDTFANPYRAAERGFIDEVIEPAQTRIKLIKAFKMLENKVVNTPRKKHGNIPL from the coding sequence ATGAAGCATAAAATAGAGCTCCTCCAGGATAAAATTAAACAGGCAAAAGCCGGTGGTGGCGAAGCCAGGATTGAAAGTCAGCATAAAAAAGGAAAACTTACAGCCCGGGAAAGGATCCATTTCTTAATGGACGAAAACTCTTTTGAAGAGATCGGAATGATGGTAACCCACAGGAGTACCGATTTCGGAATGGAGCGTGAAAAGTATCTGGGCGACGGGGTAGTTACAGGATATGGTAATATCAATGGCCGGCTTGTCTATGTGTTTTCGCAGGATTTCACCGTGTTTGGAGGTTCTCTTTCAGAAACCCACGCCGAAAAAATCTGCAAGATCATGGATATGGCCATGAAAAATGGCGCACCTGTAATCGGCCTGAACGACAGCGGCGGTGCCCGTATCCAGGAAGGTGTAGTCTCATTGGGCGGATATGCTGATATATTTTACCGGAATGTGCAGGCTTCTGGAGTAGTACCTCAATTATCGGCCATTATGGGGCCCTGCGCAGGTGGCGCAGTATATTCCCCGGCCATTACAGACTTTATATTGATGGTCGAAAACACCTCCTATATGTTTGTTACGGGCCCTAATGTCGTTAAGACGGTAACCCATGAAGAAGTTAGTTCAGAAGAACTCGGAGGTGCATCTACACATGCCACGAAATCCGGCGTCACCCATTTTGCCTGCGCCAATGAGCTGGATGCAATCAACCATATCAAAAGATTGCTCAGCTACATGCCGCAAAACTGCGAAGAAGTACCCGACTCGCTACCCTATGAAATGGGAGATGAAAACAGGACTGCGCTCAACGATATCATGCCGCAAAATGCAAACCAACCCTACGACATCAGGAGCATAATAGAAGAAACCGCGGACAACGACAGCTTTCTGGAGGTACATAAAGACTATGCAGAAAACATAGTGGTGGGCTTTGCGCGACTGGCAGGCAGAAGCATTGGCATTGTAGCCAACCAGCCTGCGTACCTTGCTGGGGTTTTAGACAACCATGCTTCAACAAAGGCAGCCAGGTTTGTCCGTTTCTGCGACTGCTTCAACATTCCCCTGCTTGTTTTTGAAGATGTTCCCGGTTTCCTTCCCGGAACAGACCAGGAATGGAATGGCATTATCAGCAATGGCGCCAAACTGCTGTACGCATTTAGTGAGGCCACCGTGCCCCGCATTACCGTAATCACAAGAAAAGCCTACGGGGGTGCCTACGACGTCATGAACTCCAAACATATAGGGGCTGATATGAATTACGCCTGGCCAACTGCAGAAATTGCAGTAATGGGTGCAAAAGGAGCCGCGGAGATCATTTTCAAAAAAGAAATCACGCATGCAGAAAAGCCTGAAGAAAAGTGGCTCGAGAAGGAAAAGCTTTATTCCGATACCTTTGCCAACCCTTATCGCGCCGCCGAACGGGGTTTTATAGATGAAGTGATTGAACCGGCGCAAACCCGGATCAAATTAATTAAGGCTTTTAAAATGCTGGAAAATAAAGTAGTGAATACTCCGCGTAAAAAGCACGGAAATATCCCATTGTAA